Within Sorangiineae bacterium MSr11367, the genomic segment GCGGCCCACGGCATCGACTACCGGGCCGAACCGGAATGGGACAAGGTCGTGCTCGAGCTCACCGGCGGCCAAGGCGCCGACCACGTGGTGGATGTCGCCGGCGGCGAGGGCCTCACGCGCTCGATCCGTGCCGCACGCGTGGGCGGCACGGTCAGCCTCGCGGGTTACGTGGCCGGCCGAACGGGCCACTTCGACTTGGCCACCGCGTTCGTCCGCAAGACGACCTTGCATCCGCTGGGGGTGGGCAGCCGTCGAACCTTCGAGGCGCTGGCGCGCGCCATCAAAGTGCACGACGTTCGCCCCGTGATCGACAGCGTTTTCCCGCTGGACAAGGCGGGCGAGGCGTTCGAACGCCTCGCCAGCGGCGACGTCTTCGGTAAAGTGGCGATTTCTCTCGTGTAACGAGACGCTACGGGTTGTTCGTGCCTTCGCGGCCGTAGCTGTCTTCCAATCGGACGACGTCGTCGAGGTCGTTGGTGGAGACTTCGACGACGTCCACGTCCGTCACCGCGACCATGCGGTGGATGGTCTTTGGCAGGCAGTGGTAGGTGTCGAGCTTCTTCATCCGGATGGTCTTGATGTCGGCGCCTTGGCCGATTTCCAGATCCATCTCGCCGTCTTGGATGAGAAAGGTCTCCTCCTTCCGATTGTGGTACTGACGCGACAACCGCTGGCCGGCATTGATGTGCAGAATTTTGCCTACATAACGTTCGGCCTCGGCCCAGATGATTTCGTACCCCCAAG encodes:
- a CDS encoding cupin yields the protein MRRVEKPWGYEIIWAEAERYVGKILHINAGQRLSRQYHNRKEETFLIQDGEMDLEIGQGADIKTIRMKKLDTYHCLPKTIHRMVAVTDVDVVEVSTNDLDDVVRLEDSYGREGTNNP